From Acropora muricata isolate sample 2 chromosome 14, ASM3666990v1, whole genome shotgun sequence, one genomic window encodes:
- the LOC136899118 gene encoding mu-type opioid receptor-like isoform X2, which yields MGLLSEFYGIGIFITPVYVIGQGSIPIPHGWIGHVFCRVIFSQYLVFTLGIVSVYTVACMAIDRWLAVARPTKYKTILTKSRVNICVLCIWTISVLLNTPHLFEMKAAAGPGNIPQCKWIVLTEGLARMIVAVVEFMGKFFLPLLTASVTMISLHSRVKSSQALFRSNRGQAGLRLLRMCMLTTLILGVCWFPNQLYYLLFKYDLTQLDTPMHHFTVVLCMFNSCINPIVYCISNKTYRRYFMILLCPRYKERLIATELTGSEAASTVYDRISKARPEARISVANAIQAHAFERNGGINNDQD from the exons ATGGGCCTactttcggaattttacg GAATTGGTATTTTTATCACCCCAGTCTATGTGATTGGACAAGGATCGATTCCAATTCCACATGGTTGGATAGGTCACGTGTTTTGTCGCGTGATATTCTCCCAGTATCTAGTGTTTACCTTGGGGATAGTATCTGTGTATACTGTTGCTTGCATGGCCATTGATCGTTGGCTTGCTGTTGCTAGGCCAACCAAGTACAAGACAATTCTGACAAAGTCTCGTGTAAACATCTGTGTGCTTTGCATCTGGACAATCTCTGTGCTTCTCAACACACCGCATCTGTTCGAAATGAAGGCAGCCGCTGGCCCCGGCAACATACCTCAGTGCAAGTGGATTGTGCTTACCGAAGGCTTAGCCAGAATGATTGTAGCAGTTGTTGAATTTATGGGAAAATTTTTTCTCCCTCTCCTCACAGCTTCCGTTACTATGATTAGTCTCCACAGTCGTGTCAAGTCCTCACAAGCTCTCTTTCGGTCAAATAGAGGCCAAGCCGGGTTACGCTTACTTCGCATGTGCATGCTTACAACACTGATACTGGGAGTCTGCTGGTTTCCCAATCAGCTGTATTATTTATTGTTCAAATATGACCTCACTCAGCTGGACACGCCCATGCACCATTTCACTGTTGTTCTATGCATGTTCAATTCCTGCATTAACCCCATCGTCTACTGCATCAGCAACAAAACATATCGACGATACTTCATGATTTTGTTATGTCCGAGATACAAAGAAAGGCTCATAGCGACGGAGCTTACTGGGAGCGAGGCTGCCAGCACAGTTTACGACAGAATCAGCAAGGCACGTCCAGAAGCTCGTATTAGTGTTGCTAACGCCATACAGGCACACGCTTTTGAACGCAATGGAGGGATAAACAATGATCAGGATTAG
- the LOC136899118 gene encoding allatostatin-A receptor-like isoform X1 encodes MLEMALGLRIIFGIIASFAIINNGLLLLVICKNKVLLKMPYNMLVLSLAVTDFITGIGIFITPVYVIGQGSIPIPHGWIGHVFCRVIFSQYLVFTLGIVSVYTVACMAIDRWLAVARPTKYKTILTKSRVNICVLCIWTISVLLNTPHLFEMKAAAGPGNIPQCKWIVLTEGLARMIVAVVEFMGKFFLPLLTASVTMISLHSRVKSSQALFRSNRGQAGLRLLRMCMLTTLILGVCWFPNQLYYLLFKYDLTQLDTPMHHFTVVLCMFNSCINPIVYCISNKTYRRYFMILLCPRYKERLIATELTGSEAASTVYDRISKARPEARISVANAIQAHAFERNGGINNDQD; translated from the exons ATGCTTGAAATGGCTCTTGGTCTAAGGATTATATTTGGAATCATAGCCTCTTTCGCTATTATCAACAATGGATTATTGTTACTCGTTATTTGCAAGAACAAGGTTTTGTTAAAGATGCCATATAACATGTTGGTTCTAAGCCTAGCTGTTACTGACTTTATTACAG GAATTGGTATTTTTATCACCCCAGTCTATGTGATTGGACAAGGATCGATTCCAATTCCACATGGTTGGATAGGTCACGTGTTTTGTCGCGTGATATTCTCCCAGTATCTAGTGTTTACCTTGGGGATAGTATCTGTGTATACTGTTGCTTGCATGGCCATTGATCGTTGGCTTGCTGTTGCTAGGCCAACCAAGTACAAGACAATTCTGACAAAGTCTCGTGTAAACATCTGTGTGCTTTGCATCTGGACAATCTCTGTGCTTCTCAACACACCGCATCTGTTCGAAATGAAGGCAGCCGCTGGCCCCGGCAACATACCTCAGTGCAAGTGGATTGTGCTTACCGAAGGCTTAGCCAGAATGATTGTAGCAGTTGTTGAATTTATGGGAAAATTTTTTCTCCCTCTCCTCACAGCTTCCGTTACTATGATTAGTCTCCACAGTCGTGTCAAGTCCTCACAAGCTCTCTTTCGGTCAAATAGAGGCCAAGCCGGGTTACGCTTACTTCGCATGTGCATGCTTACAACACTGATACTGGGAGTCTGCTGGTTTCCCAATCAGCTGTATTATTTATTGTTCAAATATGACCTCACTCAGCTGGACACGCCCATGCACCATTTCACTGTTGTTCTATGCATGTTCAATTCCTGCATTAACCCCATCGTCTACTGCATCAGCAACAAAACATATCGACGATACTTCATGATTTTGTTATGTCCGAGATACAAAGAAAGGCTCATAGCGACGGAGCTTACTGGGAGCGAGGCTGCCAGCACAGTTTACGACAGAATCAGCAAGGCACGTCCAGAAGCTCGTATTAGTGTTGCTAACGCCATACAGGCACACGCTTTTGAACGCAATGGAGGGATAAACAATGATCAGGATTAG
- the LOC136897986 gene encoding histone H2A-like, with translation MSGRGKGKAQGTKSKSRSSRAGLQFPVGRIHRLLRKGNYVERVGAGAPVYMAAVLEYLSAEILELAGNAARDNKKSRIIPGHSQLAVRNDEELNKLLAGVTIA, from the coding sequence ATGTCCGGTCGCGGCAAAGGCAAGGCTCAAGGCACCAAGTCCAAATCTCGATCCTCTCGGGCAGGTCTTCAGTTTCCAGTGGGTCGCATTCATCGCCTTCTTCGAAAGGGCAATTATGTTGAGCGAGTTGGTGCAGGTGCTCCAGTGTACATGGCTGCCGTGTTAGAGTACCTAAGCGCCGAGATTCTCGAGTTGGCTGGAAACGCCGCGCgagacaacaagaaaagcagaatAATACCTGGACATTCGCAGCTGGCTGTTCGAAATGACGAggaattgaacaaacttcttgCAGGCGTGACTATCGCTTAG
- the LOC136898266 gene encoding rhodopsin, GQ-coupled-like isoform X1 yields MAVDARIVLGIIASLAIINNGLLLLVICKNKALLKIPYNKLVLSLAITDFITGIGIFNYVIGQDSIPIPHGWIGHVFCHVIYSQYLVFTLGIVSVYTVACMAIDRWLAVARPTKYKTILTKSRVNICVLCIWIISVLLNTPHLFEMKAAAGPGNIPQCKWIVLTEGVARMIVAVVEFMGKFFLPFLAASVTMISLHRRVKSSQALFRSNRGQAGLRLLRMCMLTTLILGVCWFPNQLSYLLFKYGLTQLNTPMHHFTVALCMFNSCINPIVYCVSNKTYRRYFMILLCPRFKQRLIATDPTGSEAVNTIFDRISKARPEPRISVVNAMQAHAVERNGGINNDHD; encoded by the exons ATGGCCGTTGATGCGAGGATTGTATTGGGAATCATAGCATCTTTAGCTATTATCAACAATGGATTATTGTTACTCGTTATTTGCAAGAACAAGGCTTTGTTAAAGATTCCCTATAACAAGTTGGTTTTAAGCTTAGCCATTACTGACTTTATTACAG GAATTGGTATTTTTAACTATGTGATTGGACAAGATTCAATTCCAATTCCACATGGTTGGATAGGTCACGTGTTTTGTCACGTGATATACTCCCAGTATCTAGTGTTTACACTGGGGATAGTATCCGTGTATACTGTTGCTTGCATGGCCATTGATCGTTGGCTTGCTGTGGCTAGGCCAACCAAGTACAAGACAATTCTGACAAAGTCTCGTGTAAACATCTGTGTGCTTTGTATCTGGATAATCTCTGTGCTTCTCAACACACCGCATCTGTTCGAAATGAAGGCAGCCGCTGGCCCTGGCAACATACCTCAGTGCAAGTGGATTGTGCTTACTGAAGGCGTAGCCAGAATGATTGTAGCAGTTGTTGAATTTATGGGCAAATTTTTTCTCCCTTTCCTCGCAGCGTCGGTTACTATGATTAGTCTCCACAGGCGTGTCAAGTCCTCACAAGCTCTCTTTCGGTCAAATAGAGGCCAAGCCGGGTTACGCTTACTTCGCATGTGCATGCTTACAACACTGATACTGGGAGTCTGCTGGTTTCCCAATCAGCTGTCTTATTTATTGTTCAAATACGGCCTCACTCAGCTGAACACGCCGATGCACCATTTCACTGTTGCTCTATGCATGTTCAATTCCTGCATCAACCCTATCGTCTACTGCGTCAGCAACAAAACATATCGACGATACTTTATGATTTTGTTATGTCCGAGATTCAAACAGAGGCTCATAGCGACAGACCCTACTGGGAGTGAGGCTGTTAACACAATTTTCGACAGAATCAGCAAGGCACGTCCAGAACCTCGTATTAGTGTTGTTAACGCCATGCAGGCCCATGCTGTAGAACGCAACGGAGGGATAAACAATGATCATGATTAG
- the LOC136898266 gene encoding rhodopsin, GQ-coupled-like isoform X2 produces MCAFRQATTEAIISDRTLQDFINYRKGVKEFTRIGIFNYVIGQDSIPIPHGWIGHVFCHVIYSQYLVFTLGIVSVYTVACMAIDRWLAVARPTKYKTILTKSRVNICVLCIWIISVLLNTPHLFEMKAAAGPGNIPQCKWIVLTEGVARMIVAVVEFMGKFFLPFLAASVTMISLHRRVKSSQALFRSNRGQAGLRLLRMCMLTTLILGVCWFPNQLSYLLFKYGLTQLNTPMHHFTVALCMFNSCINPIVYCVSNKTYRRYFMILLCPRFKQRLIATDPTGSEAVNTIFDRISKARPEPRISVVNAMQAHAVERNGGINNDHD; encoded by the exons ATGTGTGCTTTCAGGCAGGCTACGACGGAAGCTATAATATCTGACCGGACTCTGCAAGATTTCATAAATTATAGGAAAGGGGTCAAAGAATTCACAA GAATTGGTATTTTTAACTATGTGATTGGACAAGATTCAATTCCAATTCCACATGGTTGGATAGGTCACGTGTTTTGTCACGTGATATACTCCCAGTATCTAGTGTTTACACTGGGGATAGTATCCGTGTATACTGTTGCTTGCATGGCCATTGATCGTTGGCTTGCTGTGGCTAGGCCAACCAAGTACAAGACAATTCTGACAAAGTCTCGTGTAAACATCTGTGTGCTTTGTATCTGGATAATCTCTGTGCTTCTCAACACACCGCATCTGTTCGAAATGAAGGCAGCCGCTGGCCCTGGCAACATACCTCAGTGCAAGTGGATTGTGCTTACTGAAGGCGTAGCCAGAATGATTGTAGCAGTTGTTGAATTTATGGGCAAATTTTTTCTCCCTTTCCTCGCAGCGTCGGTTACTATGATTAGTCTCCACAGGCGTGTCAAGTCCTCACAAGCTCTCTTTCGGTCAAATAGAGGCCAAGCCGGGTTACGCTTACTTCGCATGTGCATGCTTACAACACTGATACTGGGAGTCTGCTGGTTTCCCAATCAGCTGTCTTATTTATTGTTCAAATACGGCCTCACTCAGCTGAACACGCCGATGCACCATTTCACTGTTGCTCTATGCATGTTCAATTCCTGCATCAACCCTATCGTCTACTGCGTCAGCAACAAAACATATCGACGATACTTTATGATTTTGTTATGTCCGAGATTCAAACAGAGGCTCATAGCGACAGACCCTACTGGGAGTGAGGCTGTTAACACAATTTTCGACAGAATCAGCAAGGCACGTCCAGAACCTCGTATTAGTGTTGTTAACGCCATGCAGGCCCATGCTGTAGAACGCAACGGAGGGATAAACAATGATCATGATTAG